In Danaus plexippus chromosome 6, MEX_DaPlex, whole genome shotgun sequence, a single window of DNA contains:
- the LOC116778868 gene encoding ras and EF-hand domain-containing protein isoform X1 gives MLGETSPPAPRAPPPPPPKQSRLKRTLHTLRSSFSSGSPFHIASFGRSATFSVSDSEIARDERTMRKKNKKIRADASAASSRSTDSSPVVDKKKPLGLLKKMGSIGKRRGECSTTPSLSEIETDPDPEPQKVTDQCDKTEQSIEPDTINMAGNEPPEQTTNINKNNEITQNKIEEQKTVFDHNSPKDHIPDIKQSTSSDQSTTVGKETTTDQNKESGNGLDQNIEVNENAKFDKNNDSVDSNKLVHQTQSDPEASPRKSSRPRLSMTESEPFIPIAVEHPVAMRAFTKAAWKRRSNTVIVRPVEEPSPEGTMKRRIAFVAQTSVALSEEQDDDEDDDDDEGKDSGGEVGSLEEAVALARQRLAQAVHSPAPPQSSDNFDAEEEGGADAMPAYGDLIEPENKAGSDDEPSHATASAERREHLYKILVIGELGTGKTSIIKRYVHQFFSQHYRATIGVDFALKVLNWDANTIIRLQLWDIAGQERFGNMTRVYYKEAVGAFIVFDVSRVATFDAVVKWKNDLDTKVQLPDGSPIPCILLANKCDQQKEGIVNSPGKMEEYCREKGFAGWFETSAKENINIEEAARSLVNKILLNDKLLQSSDKDGERFALDHKIANGENSRAAGSSKSCAC, from the exons ATGTTGGGCGAGACTTCACCACCAGCACCCCGCGCCCCGCCACCCCCTCCCCCCAAACAGTCCCGCCTCAAGCGCACGCTACACACGCTCCGCTCTTCGTTCAGCTCGGGCTCGCCCTTCCACATCGCGTCGTTCGGCCGCTCCGCTACGTTCTCAGTATCGGATAGCGAGATCGCGCGGGACGAACGCACTATGCGTAAGAAGAATAAGAAAATCCGCGCAGACGCGTCGGCCGCTTCCTCGCGGAGCACTGACAGCTCGCCTGTCGTCGACAAAAAGAAACCCCTGGGACTGCTCAAGAAGATGGGGAGCATAGGTAAGAGGAGGGGGGAGTGTTCTACGACACCCTCGCTCAGTGAAATCGAAACCGATCCGGATCCTGAACCGCAAAAGGTAACCGATCAGTGTGACAAAACGGAACAAAGTATCGAACCCGACACCATAAACATGGCGGGTAACGAACCACCGGAACAAacgacaaatataaataaaaacaatgaaatcacacaaaataaaatagaagaaCAAAAAACAGTGTTTGATCACAATAGTCCTAAAGATCACATACCAGATATTAAACAATCTACGTCATCGGATCAATCCACAACAGTTGGTAAGGAAACGACAACAGACCAAAACAAAGAATCCGGAAACGGTTTAGATCAAAACATAGAAGTAAATGAGAACGCTAAGTTCGATAAAAACAACGACAGTGTGGATTCAAATAAACTTGTACACCAAACACAATCAGATCCGGAGGCATCGCCGCGAAAAAGTTCAAGACCTCGTTTATCCATGACGGAATCGGAGCCATTCATTCCCATAGCCGTCGAACACCCTGTGGCCATGCGGGCCTTCACTAAGGCCGCCTGGAAAAGACGCAGCAACACCGTCATAGTGAGGCCTGTCGAGGAGCCGAGTCCGGAGGGCACTATGAAGAGGCGCATCGCATTCGTAGCTCAAACGTCGGTGGCGCTCTCCGAGGAGCAGGACGACGACGAAGACGACGATGACGACGAGGGAAAGGACAGCGGGGGCGAGGTGGGGTCGCTAGAGGAGGCGGTGGCGCTGGCCAGGCAGCGGCTGGCCCAGGCCGTGCACTCGCCCGCGCCGCCGCAGTCGAGCGACAACTTTGACGCCGAAGAGGAGGGAGGTGCGGACGCGATGCCGGCCTACGGAGACCTCATAGAGCCGGAGAACAAGGCCGGCAGCGACGACGAACCG TCTCACGCTACAGCCAGCGCTGAAAGGCGGGAGCATCTTTACAAGATCCTGGTTATTGGGGAACTTGGTACGGGGAAGACTTCAATAATCAAGCGATATGTCCATCAGTTCTTCAGTCAACACTACCGCGCGACCATCGGAGTGGACTTCGCTCTCAAAGTACTTAATTGGGATGCGAATACGATAATACGCTTGCAGCTATGGGATATAGCGG GTCAAGAGCGTTTCGGCAACATGACCCGCGTGTACTACAAGGAGGCAGTAGGCGCGTTCATAGTTTTTGATGTATCTCGCGTAGCCACCTTCGACGCTGTTGTCAAGTGGAAGAACGATCTCGATACTAAGGTGCAGCTTCCTGATGGTTCACCCATACCGTGCATACTGCTGGCGAATAAG TGCGATCAACAAAAGGAAGGTATAGTGAATTCTCCCGGGAAAATGGAAGAGTACTGTCGGGAAAAAGGCTTCGCTGGCTGGTTCGAGACATCAGCGAAAGAGAATATCAACATCGAAGAAGCTGCTCGCTCTTTAGTTAACAAG